One Onychostoma macrolepis isolate SWU-2019 chromosome 15, ASM1243209v1, whole genome shotgun sequence DNA segment encodes these proteins:
- the linc.pou2af1 gene encoding colorectal cancer associated 2: MSADKPKVYQGVRVKTTVKELLQKHRALQAQKTACATKSQAVAARDVCSTTMNTHLDVFGMQATEPYFQTRPFTESVNIPMENAYDHQQMMHMMPPETFSGCNFVCPTSAQWSNGYLPSNTDLYGSSLVSRSPSDPFNLPSPVDYNSYSPPQSNSSSSSCYNSPTRMDLSSSFSPENYHNQHCNLQQCFCLPHWSNVQEGMATSESAPYGSSDCLYSYGDDSYFRRDISNSEMCYL; encoded by the exons ATGTCTG CAGATAAACCTAAGGTATACCAGGGTGTGCGTGTGAAGACCACCGTTAAGGAGTTACTGCAGAAGCACAGAGCCCTGCAGGCACAGAAAACCGCATGTGCAACG AAATCACAAGCCGTTGCTGCTCGCGATGTCTGCTCTACGACCATGAATA CCCACCTTGATGTCTTTGGAATGCAAGCTACAGAGCCCTATTTCCAGACACGTCCCTTTACCGAAAGTGTCAACATCCCTATGGAGAATGCTTATGATCATCAACAGATGATGCATATGATGCCACCTGAGACTTTCAGCGGCTGTAATTTCGTGTGTCCCACCTCTGCGCAGTGGTCTAATGGATATCTACCTTCCAATACGGACCTCTATGGTTCTAGCCTG GTTTCGAGGTCACCCTCAGACCCCTTCAATCTCCCCAGTCCCGTTGACTACAACAGTTACTCTCCCCCTCAGTCAAACTCTTCATCTTCTTCGTGCTACAACTCCCCAACACGGATGGATTTGAGCTCCAGTTTCTCTCCAGAAAATTACCACAATCAGCATTGCAACCTGCAGCAGTGCTTTTGTCTGCCGCACTGGTCCAATGTGCAGGAAGGCATGGCAACCTCAGAGTCTGCGCCCTACGGCTCATCAGACTGTTTGTATTCATATGGCGACGACAGCTATTTCAGAAGGGATATTTCAAACTCAGAGATGTGTTacttataa